The stretch of DNA AGTAGTGCTAAATATAGAAAGTAGCATTACAGCCGCAGGTAACTCGGCCATTGAACTGCTACAGAAAGCTCCGGGCGTGCAGATCGACCAGAATGACAACATCATTCTGCAAGGTAAAAATGGCGTTCGGGTGTTTATCGACGGTAAGCCTTCGCCCCTCGGCCCGGCTGACCTGGCGGCCTATCTGCGCACCCTGCAAGCCACCGACATCGACGCTATCGAGATTATCACACAGCCTTCAGCCCGCTTCGACGCGCAGGGAAATGCGGGTATCATCAACATTCGACTCAAACGAAACCGAAACTACGGCACCAACGGCAGCGCAACACTGGGCATGGCGCACGGAGCTTTTTTCCCGAAATACAACGGCTCTGTATCGCTCAACAATCGTACAAAAAAAGTCAATCTATTTGCTACGTACAGCCACCGCAACGCCCGAGACTGGTTATTTATCAACCTGTATCGGGAGCAATCAGGAAGCTTTTTCGATCAGAAAAGCGAGACCCGGTCGCGGTCAGTGAGCCATAATGCCCGGCTCGGTGCCGACTGGTTCGTAGGCCGAAACAGTACATTGGGCGTATTGCTCGACGGCTCTCTGCGCAACGCTGCCAACAATACGCTGGGCAAAACCCCCATTGGCTTGCTGGGCGAAGGCGCAACTACCCTGCTCATAGCCGATAACCGCAACCTGAGCGACCGTGCCAACGGCAACGCGAACCTAAACTATCGGTATGCAGATACGTTGGGCCACGAACTGACGATTGATGCCGACCTGGGGCGGTTTCGGTCGGCGGGTAATAATTACCAGCCCAATCGCTACCTGAACCCTGTTACCAACGAACTCTTGTCGGAGCGCAATTTTCAGATGAATACATTGACCAACATTACGTTACGAACGCTGAAGGCCGATTATGGGCAGCGGCTGTGGGGCGGTAAACTCAGCGCAGGTTTTAAAGTATCGTCGGTGCAGACTGACAACGGGTTCGATTTCTTCGACGTGCTGAACGGTCAGCCCGTGCTGAATCCTGACCGCACCAACCGTTTTATGTATACGGAAAACATCAGCGCAGGTTACGCATCGTTCGAGAAAACGCGGGGCAAATGGCAGTATCAGGCTGGCTTGCGGCTCGAACAAACGTACTCGCTTGGCGAACTGAGCAGTGCCGTTGAGCAGACCGACCGGTACGCCGGAACGAGTCGGGTAGAACGCCGATACCTGAACGCCTTTCCGAGCGCGGGCCTGACCTGGAACCGCACCCAGCACAGCACGCTCTCGCTGACGTTCAGCCGCCGAATCGACCGGCCTACGTATCAGAGCCTCAACCCGTTTGAGTCGAAACTCGATGAGTTGACCTACCAGAAAGGGAACGCCTTTCTGCGCCCGCAGTACACCAACACCGTTCAACTCGCGCACACCTACAAATACAAACTGACCACTTCGCTAAGCTACAGCGACACGCAGGATTTCTTCACTGAAATTACGGACACGACCGAGCGCGACGGCCAACCGCGCAATTACATCACCACGCTCAACCTGGCCCGGCAACGGGTGGTGTCGGTCAATGCCAGTTACCCGTTCAGCCTGGCAACGTGGTGGAATGTGTTCATGAACGTGAGCGCGTACCGCTCAACCAACCGCGCCAACTTCGGCGAAGGCAGACAAATCGGCCTGACAGCCAATGTATTAAGCTTGTACATGCAACATACGATTACACTGCCGCGCCAGTGGAACCTGGAAGTTTCGGCCTTCTATACATCGCCATCTATCTGGGGCGGCACCTTTCGGAACCAGCGTTTCTGGGGCAGCAGCATCGGGCTGCAACGCAAGGTTCTGGCCGAGCGTGGCACGCTGGTGCTTACCGTATCGGACCCGTTCAATAGCCAGCAATGGCGGGGCATCAGCCGGTTCGGCGGGCTGTACATGGACGCCAGCGGGGGCTGGGAAAGCCGGCAGATGCGCGTGAATTTCACCTATACTTTTGGCAGCAAACAAATCAAAGCTGCCCGCCAGCGCAAAACCGGGCTGGAAGACGAGAAAGGGCGACTGTAGGTCAACTTCCGCACTTTCGGCAATGGTGCTACGTTTACCGGATTAACCGATACATTTGCAACGGCACAAACCAGCAAGGCAATGGAAGCGACGATTGATAAAGAACAACTCAGCAGGTCATTAAAGCAATTGGCAGTCAATGAGCCAGACTTTGTGAAAACACTCTTGCGCGAGATTACCGAGGAATTGAAACGCGCAAAACGGCAGCGACTTGAGCAAATTGTGAACGAAGATTTTGCTGAATACGAAGACGTATTCAGAGCGTTGGCATGACATATCTTGACAAAGAAGATATTACGTATATCAATCAGCGAACAGTAGCCGAACACGGCGGTAATTTCATGCCGCCCTATAATTTTCTACACGAGGAAAATTTAGATTATCTGCTTGAAGCCGTTCAGGCCGACATGTTTGATGAACCGCTTTACCC from Spirosoma montaniterrae encodes:
- a CDS encoding TonB-dependent receptor, which produces MRLSFNGHFGHSPIAAGSPPDPPIALTHQFAKVMKKLFALLLLLTNVAFAQTITLSGTVVTASGQPVPFATATLHHAADSSLAKAAVADANGQYLFAGVRPGNYRVVLTAVGYAPWRSQVLALTNEAATKLPPAILRETTNSLSEVSVKARKPLVEVQSDKVVLNIESSITAAGNSAIELLQKAPGVQIDQNDNIILQGKNGVRVFIDGKPSPLGPADLAAYLRTLQATDIDAIEIITQPSARFDAQGNAGIINIRLKRNRNYGTNGSATLGMAHGAFFPKYNGSVSLNNRTKKVNLFATYSHRNARDWLFINLYREQSGSFFDQKSETRSRSVSHNARLGADWFVGRNSTLGVLLDGSLRNAANNTLGKTPIGLLGEGATTLLIADNRNLSDRANGNANLNYRYADTLGHELTIDADLGRFRSAGNNYQPNRYLNPVTNELLSERNFQMNTLTNITLRTLKADYGQRLWGGKLSAGFKVSSVQTDNGFDFFDVLNGQPVLNPDRTNRFMYTENISAGYASFEKTRGKWQYQAGLRLEQTYSLGELSSAVEQTDRYAGTSRVERRYLNAFPSAGLTWNRTQHSTLSLTFSRRIDRPTYQSLNPFESKLDELTYQKGNAFLRPQYTNTVQLAHTYKYKLTTSLSYSDTQDFFTEITDTTERDGQPRNYITTLNLARQRVVSVNASYPFSLATWWNVFMNVSAYRSTNRANFGEGRQIGLTANVLSLYMQHTITLPRQWNLEVSAFYTSPSIWGGTFRNQRFWGSSIGLQRKVLAERGTLVLTVSDPFNSQQWRGISRFGGLYMDASGGWESRQMRVNFTYTFGSKQIKAARQRKTGLEDEKGRL